DNA from Gephyromycinifex aptenodytis:
AACCTGCACCGGGTGGGGTGCGCCGCTCGGGTGGAGTCGGTACGCCGGATTGAGGGCGGGGCCTTCGGCATCATCGTCCGCGGCACGAACCGGTTCGTCCTGGACCGGGTGGACTCCACCCAGGCGCCATACCTCATCGGTGAGGTGTGGTGGCCGGACCTGGAGTCGGAAACCCCTGCCGGCGCCGGGACGACGTTGACCGACCCCGGCACCCGCATCCAGGCAGCGACCGGCACACTGTCGCGGCTTGCCCACACCTATGCCGCAGCCCTGAACAAGGAGCTTGAGCTCGCTGAGGAGCCGGCGCAGGTCTGCCACCAGATCCTGGAGCTTCTCGGCCTGCCGTTGGGCGAGCGTCAGCAGGTGCTTGAGGCCGGAGATGAGGCCTGCCGGTTGGATTACCTGACCGGTCTGCTGACCCACGAGGTGACACTGTCGCGCTCGTTCGGCCCGCTGGCGCCGTTCTTGACGGATCGTCCGCACTCGAACTAGCGCGTGCCGATAGCCGGCTCCTCCCAGGGGAAGGGTCGACTCTTGTGGGCCAGCGCCGGTTTTTCGACCAGGAACCACGACAGCGCGGCGGCCACGGCGGCCAACAGGACCGCGATGACGATGAACGGGACCACCCCGAGAGCGGCCACCCCGAGCAGTGTCAGCAGGGTCTCGATAGGCCAATGGAAGATGTACATGCCGT
Protein-coding regions in this window:
- a CDS encoding LON peptidase substrate-binding domain-containing protein, which produces MAQLPLFPLGTVLLPGGPLPLRVFEPRYIEMLREVLNSEERQFGVIAVRQERADGAWIPNLHRVGCAARVESVRRIEGGAFGIIVRGTNRFVLDRVDSTQAPYLIGEVWWPDLESETPAGAGTTLTDPGTRIQAATGTLSRLAHTYAAALNKELELAEEPAQVCHQILELLGLPLGERQQVLEAGDEACRLDYLTGLLTHEVTLSRSFGPLAPFLTDRPHSN